GGACACGCGCGGCAGACTTGGCCGGgtctttcgcgtctctctcgcgggcgcacctcgaggccgcagacaccGAGGTCTTCAGAGAGTAGTAGATGTTTATGAAGTCTGTAAAAGCCGAATAAAACAGCAAAAATCACCGCGAGGGATACAGGTGCGACAAAGAGAAGGGGCAGGGCGACGGCAATTTGCAGGGGCGCGCCGAAACAGGCCTCTCAGAAAAGCATCGTATGGATGCGTACATGTCTTGGGCAGTTCAGCACGCAGCGTGAGGAAATCCGCGACCCGCTCCTTGCTCTCCGCTCGCTTCGTAACCGTGAGGTTGACTTCCGACGGCATCGCTCCAAGCAGATCCGCGCGGATATGCACAGCATGCCCCCTCTTCTGAAGAATTCGGAATACCGTACACTAACAGTTCTACGATCTCTGTGGACCGCGCCACTTCCCTCCCTTATGTTGTCCTCCCCCCTACTTCCGCACAGTCTGCTGCACAGTTGCCCTTGTGTGTCTACATGCAACGACGCGGGTTTGGATGCCTATCGGAcgctcctcgcgcttcgtgcGCCGCTTCGAACCAGTGAAGAAACAAAAACATCCGCTCGACGGGATCTGCACCAATCTACCAGACGTACCAACGATTCTCTGCACCGTAAGCCTGTAGATGATTGCCTCTGCTCCTTCTTTTTCGGACGGTGAAGGCCTATTCCCTGTGGAGTCGCACGCCATAGCGGCAGCACCCCCGCTTTCATGTCCCTCTTCCGCGTAAAGTTTGTTTCCATGGGAAACTTCCCGAGCGTGCTCATTGACCAGATCCGTAGACGGCTGCccgaggctgccgccgaaCCCCCGTCCGGAGGTCACATTTTCGCTCGGCTCGTGTGGACTCAACTCTGCCGCCTGGCCGAGCAAGCTCTCGGCAAAGTCAGccggtgtatgtacacttGAGTCGGCCATGTAGGTTTCGGAGCTGTCTGTGGAGGGTCCGTCGAGAGCGGGAGGAAGAACCCCGAACGCGGGTGCACCTGCCGTCATGGCTTGTTTTCCGGTTTGGCGCTAGCACAGTGTCGCGGACCCCCAAGGTAAGAGCtgcgaaagaagagaagtGAAGACAGAAGTTGCACCAGGGCACGATTGTGGTGGTAACAGTCCTCCGCCGAAGCGATCCTGGAAAGCAACTTGATAGCCTCTAGGACGACATAGGAAAGCGgctggcgtctccgcggttTCGAGGTCGGAAACCCGCGGGCGGGAGAGGCGTGGTCGCCAGCCTCCCGTCGCTGTCTGGAAAGCAGAACGCGCGCTAAACAGACAGCATGGACCTTAAAGGGATCCGAAGACACAGGTGCTTGCTCCAACACTGGGAGCCATAAAACTTGCGTAGAATCGCACGGCGGAACCAAAGAGGAaatgcgcagaggcggcgctcacCGCGTGATGAAGGCACTACGTCGCTGGAGCTCGAGCATGCCCGAGCGACACCCGTCCACGACAGAAGCGGGAAGGAACCATGTATACTTCGGTGAAGACTGATAAGTCAACCAACGACATTAGCAACTCTGTGGCAAAGACCAGGGAGAGGAGCTGGTCTCTCCTGAGGGAAAAAAAACCAGGGGAACACCCCTGGAAAGGCTGGAGGACACATGACAGCGCTCCGACAGCAACGGTGAAGCCAGTGCCACTTCATGTGAGGGGTGAACCAAGAAAGCATGCCGACAAAAGGGGAGAAAAAAGTCGGCTTGGTCGTTTCTTAAAAAAATCCGCGTGTCGGATACCAATAGACAAGGCGCATCGATGCTCACATCTTGAAGCGGTagcaggaggggggggcggaagCTGCGGAAGACAGACGGGAGGGGGAAAAAGAGGGCCGGTGCGAAAAGCAGCAGAGCTGAGTTAAAGAACCCTTTGATACGTTTCTTGGTGTTGCAGCTTTGAGCAGCAAAACCAAAAAGCAAAGAAGGAACATCTTGCGTGATTTCGCGCACGAGACCGGTGCCCTTGCATGTGCACACCCAtaagcgccgcggcaggcacACAACATGCAAACAAGCGCTGGTGTTTCATTTACCACTGTACATGTACTTCAGTGCTCATCCGGTACGTGTCTGTATCTAACACTTCCTGACCAACATAGCGAACTACCTGCAAACGAAGCAAGACTCTCAGCATGGACTGCTCAGGACACGATGTCTCTGCTGGGTCGAGGGAAATTCTTGATATGCGAGGAAATTTGTATCATACGAACACGCAAACCTCTTCGTGCCTCGACGTGTGAACCTCTCGAACGGTGAACGGGAGGCAGTCCATGCATCATTTTATCTCCATCATCTCTCTACAGCTTGTGCGAGGCGAGGATTGGAAGGACGAGAGCTGCGTTTTTCTCGCAATATACTTGTCAGCAGAGACCCATTGACGGAGGACGCTGTGTTCGTCTGTATCTCACCGCAACGAAAGTTACTCAGTTGCACCCGGAAAAATCGTATTTCCGGGTGGAAACCGGCCATTCATTCCAAACGAAGAGCAGACCCAGATCTGACTCAACCATAGGGACTGCGAAGCGTGGCAGACCTGCGCTTCGTCAGATAAAAGAACTGTCTTGCTGGAAACGCCGGCTGCAAGCCTCCCCGTAGACGAATCGTGAAACATGCGTGTGCGGGGGTTCGGCGCTGTCCTCTTAAGTATAACCGACGTAGGCAAACAGTAtgcggcgacagaggcgtTACAGAAGGGGCGTCCACAGAAGTCCGTTCCTGATTACCATTCAACGGTACTCAATCGGAGAGGCTATAATCTTCCTTGCAGTGGGTGGACTGAAGTACGGAACAAAGTTCCTGCACCGAGAGGACCGCAAATGCCGTACCTTGCCCCTATGCAATATACTTTGTACACATCTTTTCACTGGACTCTTAGATAGTATATCTAGGAACAAGAGAGTTGGGGGTCTTGTTTGGTCTCCAAGCTTCGCTGTGTGGCGCTTGCCTGTGTGGAGTTTTACCTACCTGCCTCATTCATGCGCAGATACACCTACAAAGGCCTTGGAAGCCCACCTCACCTGCGGAATTCGCCTGCGGCTCAATATCAGTttcggcagcagctgctgtgtCACTCCGTTTCTGTGCTACCCTGTACGGGAGGCAAGCCCGCCTTCTGCTCTATAACACGTGTTCGGGAATATTCTCGTGTTGGCCACCACACTGGAGATGGCAATGCTGGCTGACGAGTGGCACTCGCGATTCCTGAGAGAGGGTTTGCTGTGTGCTCGAGCTGCCGGTCGCAGTGGTGCCTTCCTCCAAGGTCCTCTATTAAAAGTATCAGCATCAGAAAGGGCACTTCGGGCggcggctctcgccgcgtGGCAGCTCTTCACCAGCGTTTGTGGCAAAAAGCGGTCCATACCGCCTTGGGCTAGCTCGAGGACACTTAACCCCCGAGTTCCAGCATCGTGCCCGTATGCGGCAGCCAGCAGCCTCGTCGGCCGTTCGCGGCGAATCTTTGGCGGGGCTGTGAGTGGGGCGGAGGCTCGTCCCCTTACCGATACGCCAATCCCTACGTGGTTAATCCCTCCGCTGCCAATCCCCAAGTGGTCACTCCGTCCGTTATGCGTCTCTCGTTCGAGTAGTTCTGCAAGTATGTTCTGCGGAGGGCCTCGACGGAGAGCGGCTGGGCAGTTCCTGGGCCgctgctccttctcctctgtcggGACTTACCCCTTTTGGATCTCTCGGGAGCATCGAGGTCCCGATGGAATCAGCTGTGGCCGGCCGGTTGCacggagacgcgagcgctgtgtgcatgcatttGGGTTGAAAATGCCTTCTCCTTGCGGAAGAGTTCACGCTTCCGCTGCCCGAGTCGACGCAAGATCCTTTCGCAAGGCTatgctcgccctcgcggaggGGCGGAATGCCAGCGGCACACGCTTGCACATGCGCGGTTTAACAACGGGAAAGCTGATCTGGCTTgggggagcggcggcgggtgctCCCCTCTTGGACGCGCGCGGGCAGGGCGAGTGCTTTCGAGAGCGTCTTGCCGCGCCAGGAGGACGGGTTCGCACCCTGCCTGTAAAGAGctgcgacagagaggacgacgcagctgccgaaCGCCGTTCTATCACTTCCGTAGGAATCCGGAAACAACTCGTGGAACTTCATATCCAATTTTTGCACGGTTCATTGCCGGCGACTACTATACCCTCCTGCTACCTTGCGGCGTATCTCTCAACTGATCTCTTTAGGGAGCTCCCCTATTATCCTCCAACCAAACTGTACAGGTGCGCGCGGTTTTCGCAGGTCGGGTTCTCtgtgcgtcggcgcgccttcgccgctccGATTATGTATCTTCCTCTTGTGTGTCCACAGTTCTACTCATGCGCACTTTGAAGTGAAAATCCATGCAGTAAATTCGCCAAAACCCTCCTTTTGGTCAGGCGCCGCCACCCGGTCCGCGCAATCTGCCGTGCCTGGCGTCGGCAGGTCCGGACGCGCCGTCGGCATACGCGTCGCATCCCGTATTTGCTCTTGCTTCTCAACAGTTTTTGGGCGGGTGAAGTTGGTTTTCCACCTTTGTCGAACGCCATTCGGTGCCGGCGCCCGCTTTCAGACCGTGATACAGCCGTACGGGTATGTAGCGGTGTGCAAGGATCCGATTCCTCATGTCCTGTGGAGTATGTCTGTCGATTTTCGCTGCCTGCAGCAGAATCGTGCGTCCTTCGTCACGTCTTGCCTAGTCCTCCCAGACAGAATGCAGCCCCGTCAACCCGGCGATGAAGCTaagcagcaggcggctcTCGAGGTACGCAGAGACTGCATTCACTGCTTCAGGGGAGCGTCTagagcccccccccccccccccccgagtGTGCTGTCGTGATTTACCTCCGCAAACTGCAGAAAGGGGATGCTGTGAGGAGGTCCGCCCGCCGGCCCGTTTCGCTTCCTAGGGCGCCTTTGTAGAACGTCCTCACTGGAAGCCAGTGGGCAGCGGCGGGGGCTGCGACATATCTCCGGAACACGACGAGAGTTCGTCGCGAGGCGCTCAGAGTAGTAGGTGTCGCCCGGTGGTGATCGCACTATGCTTCTCCAGCACCGGCAGGCACGATGGTTGCCCCTTGAATCCGTGTGTTTGTGGGGTCCCAGGCCGTCAGAAAGATGATGACTCCGACGAAGGAggttctgcagcagctgcagcagagttTTCTCGCTGAGATCCAACGGGTTAGTCAGGCGACACAAGCAGTACCGAAGCCCGGACCATCGATCTGTCAGCTGCGGGGATGTGGGGACTCCCACACCACGACCCCTAAAACAGGGGACCGCCTTTGCAACTCGGAGTGTCTGCCTTCACCTTTAATGGCCTTGTAGTGGCTGCCGCAGTCTTTCAGTTCCCTTCAGAGGCTTCGACATGGTGTCAAACTGTCTAGACGTCGCTCTGAGTGACCAGCAGGGGCCGATGTGATGCGGGTGGAGCCGAAGTTCAGTCTTCACAAGTCAAAACACTGAATAACAGGCGTGCTTTGCGAGGCTTCGCATATACTTTTTTGTGTGCTCACTGACGGTTTCGGGTGCGAATTCTCAGGGCCTAGCGATGCACAAGAAGCACGGCATCAAGTGGGTGCCGGAGGAGTGCTCGATGAAGATGCTTGACAGTTGCGTTTCGCATCTGCCCACCGGAGCCGAAGTTGGCGAGGCGTACGCGATCGATTTTGGTGGCTCAACTTGCCGTGCCGTCAGATGCTGTCTGATCGGCGGTGGTAAAATGACTGTCGAGCAGGACAAAGTCTGGTGAGTAGAGAATCAGAAAAATACCTGGGGTTCCAGTTTGTGTACTGCCGCAGTGTGCCACTTGCACCGCAGACATTTCAATCAGTATCAAGTTccgcgtggcgcgcgcgtgtctgtgcAGCTTGCGAAGCGCCGAACATCGGTGCGCCAAGGGCTTCATGGACAAGCAGGCCGGAGGCAAAGAGTTGTTTGACCAGTTCGCCAAATGCGTCCGCGGGCTGATGGAGCGCTCCGGTGAcctgaagaaggcggaagacgagaagaagctTCTCTCTGTTGGGTTCACGTTCTCCTTCCCTTGCGCACAAGCCGTAAGTCCAGACATGTCAGGTAGACCTGCGTGCACAACGCGGCGGATGTGATGGCGAGTAGGTGACATTCAGAGGTTCAGGCGGCTGTCGGCGAGGTGCGCGGCGAGCTTGTGTGGAGCCGTGGTGTACTGGAGCGGAATGTTTCCGTGCTGCCTTGCGGTTCAGGCGCTTAACTCCAGCTTCCTCATTGAGTGGACGAAGGGATTCGAGACGGGTCGCGAGAACCCGGACCGTGTTGAAGGCAAGGACGTTGCTGTGttgctcgcggaggcgctcgagcGCGCGAACGTTCCCGCTGTTTGCAAGGCCGTTGTCAACGACACCGTAAGTGCTCAAGTGAGGAAATGGAGAGGAGGCCCAGTTGATCTCGACACTTCAGGGCTGGGGGGGCTTACGAACGACAGGCAGGGTGAAGAGACGTACTTTTCAGGTGCAAGGACGTGCACATAGTGACGCTCCTGTTTGTTGCACGTATTCGCAGGTTGGCACACTGGTGTCGTGCGCATACCAGAGAGAGCCAGGCGCTCCGGAGTGCTGTGTTGGCATGATCGTTGGTACTGGCTTCAATGCCTGCTACGTGGAGCCCGAGGCCGGCGACTACGGCTACACGGGCACGATCGTCAACATGGAGGCAGGAAACTTCAACAAGGAGCTTCCTCGCAACGAAATCGACGTCGAGGTAGGCGCGCCGAGCTTTGTGCATCACTCAACCTAGGAGAAGACCTGTCGTCTGATGGTAGAATACGTCACTGGGTGCTCCGCCTCCAGCGACTGTTGAGCCTTGTTTTCGCATTGTGTTCAGGTCGATGACAAAACACACAACAGAGGCAAGCAGCAATTCGAGAAGCTGATCTCCGGTTACTACATTGGCGAGATTGTGCGTGTTGCCGCGGTCAAAGTCTTCGGGGACCGTGCACCCGCGAAATCGAGGTAAGCTCGGGTGTCGCGGCTAGGTTTCGGCGCCACTATGCACACGCATGGGTGAAGGTGTTGTGCAGCTTCTGTCTATTGGCCGTGTGCTGTGTCCTCTGTATGGTTTCAGTGTCAGGCACTCGATCCACGGTGAAGTGGCGTCGCTGATCCGCGACGACCTTAGCGAGGACAAGGCTGCCAGCATCAAGGCGATGCAGGAGTGCTGGGACGCAACTATGGATATCGAGGACATCAAGTGCATGTGGGAGATCTGCCGGCTTGTTTTCGATCGCTcagctgccttcgctgcgaCGCTCGCAGTTACTCTGTGCTCCAGATCAGGGGTAGGTCGGCGCATCCCGAAGAGGCCTTCAGTGGCAGTCTCTCGGTTGTAGTTGTCAGTATGCGTCGAATCACAAAACCTCACCGTCAAATGTGCTTGTATTTTTTCGCTTGTGTCGTGCAGCGACTGGAGAGCGGAGCCACTGTTGGTATCGACGGCGCGTTGTACGTCAAGAACCGGTGGTACCGTGAATGTGTGGACTACTATACAACTCTGCTCGCGGGAGAATTGGCAAATAACATCACGTACTGCATCGCCGATGACGGCTCAGGCAAGGGTGCAGCTCTCATTGCTGACGTTGCGTAAACAGTGGCGTCGAGCTTGGCTCGCGATTCGATCCATGGCAAAACAGTCTAGTTGTCTGGGAACAAGTCGATCTGATGTACCTACTACTACTGAATTTCAGAACATCTTGGTTTCTTTCATTTGGCGTGGGTTCGTCTTCTCGTGGAGACGCAGGATTTTTTCGTTGGGTGGAGAGAGTCTGCCCTTGCAAGCTGCGCCTTTTATGGGTTGCTTGGAAAAGGTCGCTTTCTGCTGCCCGGCACAGTGTGCTGCTGTAAACGGGCTCTCGTTCATGGTGACGCGCGACTACCGTTCAGTCCGGGCGCATGCGAGCATGAATGGGCTCTCGGGTCTTCCACTTTCCTGTATTTTGTGTAGACAACACAAGTTTTTGCGGGCGGTTTCATTTAAAGCGTTTTGGGTACGCGGCACTGGGAGGTGTGCATATTAAAGACTTAGAGGCAGATCGCACTCAGCAGGGCATCGCAGTCCAACATCACAACATGGGTGCCCCCGGATTCGTTCGGGTTTTTCAGAAAGCCTATCTCGTTTGGAACTGCAAGCACAGTTTTTGGCGAACAAGTGCTGAGATGTGTCGTTCGAAGTCTATCGTCGGGACCCGACGGCAGTTCCTGTGTAAAAGAAGGCGGTTGTCAGCTGTTGCAGGCCCTTTTTGTTGTGAAGTCTTaccgcagccggcgacgTCGCTCCGGTGCAGTCGTTGGAGGCGGGCAAGACTGCATTGTCTTGCACGTATGTTGTCAACCGAGTGATCGGTTTATTGGGGTTCGCACTTTCGGAAGGATATGGTGCACTCGAAAGGGTAGACGGGAAGATCGAAAAACTTGCTGCTGAAGGATCAGGATCCTGGCTGTTCGCTCTTTTGTCAAGGATTTTTGGCAGTGGGGCCTGGGAAAGCGGCATGGTGGGGAATCCTGTGTTGACAACGGGGTCGGGCGGGGTAGAACGCGGCTGGAAACCGTCGTCTGTTGAATGTTCAGCTCCCCCCCCTGTGTCCCTGTGATCGATAGTGCTATCACCTTCTCGCAGTGTGCTCGATATCGTTTTCCCCGGTTCAGCTGGTTTTGCAGGGAAGCCATTTGGTGTGCCTGCGTGTTTGCTTTGTTTGTCATCTTCGGTGCCTATATCGGGATGTGGTCCTGATATTTGTTCAGCTGCCTCGGCGTTGTGTGAATGGCTTCTAAGGAGCGTGCAACCGGACTCAACGCAGTGAGGGCCCTCCCGAGCTGCGGGTACGCTCCGGTCCGCGTCCGCAGGCTCGTTTGATCCGTGTGTTTCTGTCATACTCTGCGTCGCGAATAGAGAGCGGTCCATGTCTTTCTGAGAGGGGTGACAACTATCCAGCCCTGTGTTCGTATGAACAGCGGGCAATATCTCTGCCGTGCGATTCAAATACTGCGTGTGGGTCGCGGCTCCCACTTTCTGCGGTCCCACGGTGACGTGAGCGTCATGCTCCGAGATACATTCTCTGATATTAGCCAACTTAAACGCACTGCTGGGAGTAACAGACGGACTGCGGTTCCGCTTTCGAGCGATTCGTGGTGACGCCTCATGCAGGCCGTCTACGGTAGGCCTGTCTGTCTCGGGATGATGCCCACGGAGGCTGGAATAGTGCAGTTTTGTCAGCCGCAGTGTCTCTAGTACTGAAGCCGCTGGGGAGTGGCcctgcgaagaaaaaaaggtAGATCAACGCTCCCTTGTAGTCTGTGGCTGACGTACCAAGAGTGTTGCACCTGCAtcgctgcagagacgggGTTAACGAGCCAAACGAAGTTAATATATGCCAGTAGTTACCTTTTTAGGTACGCAGCACGTAGAGCCTCAGCCAGTTGCTCTCGGGATGCCTTTCCGCGCCAGCATTTCAAGAGTTTTTCGTCCTAACTTCTGAACGCGAGGAATCTTACGGAGAGATCGGCAATCCGCTGGCACGCTCGATTCAGATCGTCGTTCAGTTCCTTTCGTCGTTCTTTCTCAACAAGTAGCTGCTCTCTGAGGTCTTCCGCACTGGCAGACGACTAAACGGTTTGTTTCATGTGCGTCAAGAAAGGTTTTCGTCAAGTATCTTACCGCGACAAGTTTTTCTTTCAGGGACTCAATGCGTTCCTGGCATTTccgctcttctgcctcgcggtCTGTGATCGCTGCCTTTAGTGCT
This DNA window, taken from Besnoitia besnoiti strain Bb-Ger1 chromosome III, whole genome shotgun sequence, encodes the following:
- a CDS encoding hexokinase (encoded by transcript BESB_048730); the encoded protein is MQPRQPGDEAKQQAALEAVRKMMTPTKEVLQQLQQSFLAEIQRGLAMHKKHGIKWVPEECSMKMLDSCVSHLPTGAEVGEAYAIDFGGSTCRAVRCCLIGGGKMTVEQDKVCLRSAEHRCAKGFMDKQAGGKELFDQFAKCVRGLMERSGDLKKAEDEKKLLSVGFTFSFPCAQAALNSSFLIEWTKGFETGRENPDRVEGKDVAVLLAEALERANVPAVCKAVVNDTVGTLVSCAYQREPGAPECCVGMIVGTGFNACYVEPEAGDYGYTGTIVNMEAGNFNKELPRNEIDVEVDDKTHNRGKQQFEKLISGYYIGEIVRVAAVKVFGDRAPAKSSVRHSIHGEVASLIRDDLSEDKAASIKAMQECWDATMDIEDIKCMWEICRLVFDRSAAFAATLAVTLCSRSGRLESGATVGIDGALYVKNRWYRECVDYYTTLLAGELANNITYCIADDGSGKGAALIADVA